The following coding sequences are from one Lolium rigidum isolate FL_2022 chromosome 6, APGP_CSIRO_Lrig_0.1, whole genome shotgun sequence window:
- the LOC124666060 gene encoding V-type proton ATPase subunit F encodes MAGRGNIAANNSALIAIIADEDTVTGFLMAGVGNVDLRKKTNYLLVDNKTTVKQIEDAFKEFTARDDIAIVLISQYIANMIRFLVDSYNKPIPAILEIPSKDHPYDPASDSVLSRVKYLFSSDSSADRR; translated from the exons ATGGCGGGGAGGGGGAATATCGCGGCGAACAACTCCGcactcatcgccatcatcgctgaTGAG GACACTGTTACTGGCTTCTTGATGGCTGGAGTTGGCAATGTTGATCTGCGCAAGAAAACAAACTACCTTCTTGTGGATAACA AAACGACAGTGAAACAGATTGAAGACGCATTTAAAGAGTTCACTGCCAGGGATGATATTGCCATTGTGCTCATCAGCCAATAT ATTGCAAACATGATAAGGTTTCTGGTGGATAGCTACAACAAGCCAATCCCTGCTATATTGGAAATCCCATCCAAGGACCATCCCTATGACCCAGCAAGTGATTCGGTCCTTTCCCGTGTGAAGTATCTATTTTCTTCAGACTCTTCTGCTGATAGGCGTTGA